In 'Nostoc azollae' 0708, the following are encoded in one genomic region:
- the glgA gene encoding glycogen synthase GlgA gives MRILFVGAEAAPVAKVGGMGDVVGALPKLLRQMGHDVRIFLPYYGFLPDKMQIPSEPIWKGYAMFQDFSVYESVLPGTDVPLYLFGHSSFNPRRIYAGEDEDWRFTLFSNGAAEFCWNYWKPEIVHCHDWHTGMLPVWLNQSPDITTVFTIHNLAYQGPWRWYLEKITWCPWYMQGHNTMAAAVQFANKVNTVSPTYAEQIKTPAYGEQIEGLLCFISGKLSGIINGIDTEIYNPANDKYIAQTFTTETLEQRKVNKIALQQEVGLEVNSKAFLIGMVTRLVEQKGLDLVLQILDRFMAYTDAQFVLLGTGDRYYETQMWQIASRYPGRMATYLLYNDALSRRIYAATDAFLMPSRFEPCGISQMMALRYGSVPIVRRTGGLVDTVSHYDPENEAGTGYCFDRYEPLDLFTCMIRAWEGFRFKPQWQELQKRGMNEDFSWYRSAQQYDNLYRSMYGLPPREEEPTSEPKLILTEANDKS, from the coding sequence ATGCGAATTCTATTTGTTGGAGCGGAAGCTGCTCCCGTTGCGAAAGTAGGTGGAATGGGTGATGTTGTGGGTGCATTACCTAAACTCTTAAGACAAATGGGGCATGATGTACGGATATTTCTGCCTTATTATGGCTTTCTCCCAGACAAAATGCAGATTCCCTCAGAACCCATCTGGAAGGGATATGCCATGTTCCAGGACTTTTCCGTTTATGAAAGCGTTCTTCCTGGTACTGATGTTCCTTTGTATTTATTTGGACATTCGTCTTTTAATCCCCGCCGTATTTATGCTGGAGAGGATGAAGATTGGCGGTTTACCTTGTTCTCTAATGGTGCAGCGGAATTTTGTTGGAATTACTGGAAACCAGAAATTGTCCATTGTCATGACTGGCACACAGGAATGTTACCTGTTTGGTTGAACCAATCCCCAGATATTACCACCGTATTTACCATTCATAACCTGGCTTATCAAGGCCCGTGGCGCTGGTATTTGGAGAAAATTACTTGGTGTCCCTGGTATATGCAAGGACATAACACCATGGCCGCAGCAGTGCAGTTTGCCAACAAGGTAAATACAGTTTCTCCCACCTATGCAGAACAAATTAAAACCCCTGCTTATGGTGAACAAATTGAGGGTTTGCTATGTTTTATTAGTGGGAAATTATCAGGAATTATCAATGGCATAGATACGGAAATATATAATCCTGCCAATGATAAATATATCGCCCAAACTTTCACCACCGAGACATTAGAGCAACGCAAAGTTAATAAAATCGCCTTGCAACAAGAAGTAGGTTTAGAAGTTAATTCCAAAGCCTTTTTAATCGGCATGGTGACAAGGTTGGTGGAACAAAAGGGTCTGGATCTAGTTTTACAAATTCTCGACCGCTTCATGGCCTATACAGATGCTCAGTTTGTCTTGTTGGGAACAGGCGATCGCTATTATGAAACCCAAATGTGGCAAATAGCATCTCGCTACCCCGGACGCATGGCAACTTATTTACTGTATAACGATGCCCTTTCTCGTCGCATCTATGCCGCTACTGATGCCTTCCTAATGCCCAGTCGTTTTGAACCCTGCGGTATCAGCCAAATGATGGCTTTGCGTTACGGTTCTGTTCCTATTGTCCGTCGTACAGGTGGATTAGTTGATACAGTATCACATTATGATCCTGAAAATGAAGCAGGTACTGGTTATTGCTTTGATCGCTACGAACCTCTAGACCTATTTACCTGCATGATTCGTGCTTGGGAAGGCTTCCGTTTCAAACCACAATGGCAAGAACTCCAAAAACGAGGTATGAATGAAGACTTCAGTTGGTATCGTTCTGCTCAACAATACGATAATCTCTATCGATCAATGTACGGTTTACCACCACGAGAAGAAGAACCAACATCAGAACCAAAGTTAATTTTAACCGAAGCTAATGATAAATCCTAA
- a CDS encoding M23 family metallopeptidase, protein MKKNTISRLCSSTFIGLISLKSVVTKTTSALPQTTKASLVKQTPLPSSHLIWPTHGILSQGFRKYQHEGIDIAGAIGTPIFAAASGTVLKVGWDDWGLGNFIEIQHPDGSVTVYGHNNRLLVSKGQQVNQGQIVADMGSSGNSTAPHLHFEFYRDRRLVIDPMPILCSSTTAKLPLEQPVSPSQPIPLNIAPIQADAECAGITVITAETAKIRVQVCEEKGQLFYIGQSKQDASKPVKIAAWNVGNNKYRADNEWYSFILSYSRKGGSVAKR, encoded by the coding sequence ATGAAAAAAAATACTATTTCTCGGTTATGTAGTTCTACTTTCATTGGGTTGATATCTTTAAAATCTGTTGTAACTAAGACTACATCTGCATTACCTCAGACAACCAAAGCTTCCCTAGTTAAGCAAACTCCTTTACCTAGTAGTCACTTAATCTGGCCGACTCATGGGATCCTTTCTCAAGGTTTTCGTAAATATCAACATGAAGGAATTGATATAGCGGGTGCTATTGGCACTCCTATTTTTGCAGCTGCATCAGGTACAGTTCTTAAAGTCGGTTGGGATGATTGGGGATTAGGCAATTTTATCGAAATTCAGCATCCTGATGGTAGTGTGACAGTCTATGGTCACAATAATCGTTTGTTAGTCAGCAAAGGTCAACAAGTTAATCAAGGGCAAATTGTTGCAGACATGGGATCTAGCGGTAATAGTACAGCCCCTCATTTACATTTTGAATTTTATCGAGATCGTCGGTTAGTGATTGATCCTATGCCGATTTTATGCTCTTCAACCACTGCCAAACTACCATTAGAACAACCAGTTTCACCTTCACAACCAATTCCTCTCAATATTGCACCTATCCAAGCTGATGCTGAATGTGCTGGAATTACAGTTATTACAGCTGAGACTGCAAAAATTCGTGTTCAAGTCTGTGAAGAAAAGGGCCAACTGTTTTACATTGGACAATCAAAGCAAGATGCTAGTAAACCTGTCAAGATAGCTGCTTGGAATGTTGGTAACAATAAATATCGAGCAGATAATGAATGGTACTCATTCATACTTAGTTACTCCAGAAAAGGTGGAAGTGTGGCTAAACGGTAG
- a CDS encoding peptidoglycan-binding domain-containing protein, which yields MAYSYMYMANEETPVNVDLNLPKLQFNWKKLLKSSAWLALAGITVLVGSVSQVKEASADYVRTNGNCLYIRRRPSSGNSSVACVPNGTNIGDTGNVSNGFAKITSGRYQGYYVAEKWIGMNPETSHGRPGLGVGGRVLLRQGARGERVRVVQRALGIRVDGVYGPNTAYHVRNFQRRNGLLVDGIVGPSTRRALGIS from the coding sequence ATGGCTTATTCTTATATGTACATGGCGAATGAAGAGACTCCCGTTAATGTGGATTTGAATCTTCCCAAGTTGCAATTTAATTGGAAAAAATTACTGAAGTCTTCTGCGTGGTTAGCTTTAGCTGGTATTACTGTTTTAGTTGGTTCTGTTTCCCAAGTTAAGGAAGCTTCAGCAGATTATGTGAGAACTAATGGTAATTGTTTATATATCCGCAGGCGTCCTAGCAGTGGTAACTCATCTGTAGCTTGTGTACCTAATGGAACAAACATTGGAGATACTGGAAATGTGAGTAATGGTTTTGCTAAAATTACTTCTGGACGTTACCAAGGATATTATGTTGCTGAAAAATGGATTGGTATGAATCCTGAAACTTCACATGGTCGTCCTGGCCTTGGTGTTGGTGGTCGAGTTTTGCTGAGACAGGGCGCTAGAGGTGAGCGTGTGAGGGTGGTACAACGAGCTTTAGGTATAAGAGTAGATGGTGTTTATGGACCGAATACTGCTTACCATGTCCGCAATTTCCAAAGAAGAAATGGTTTGCTTGTAGATGGTATAGTTGGTCCTTCTACTCGCAGGGCTTTGGGTATTAGTTAG
- a CDS encoding BON domain-containing protein, giving the protein MKKLTSFLIGSILLFSAACNNTAKTSVNAPEPGAVPATPAAQTTQAAKEDAQSEVRRRQLNADIRAREERNLATGDRTNRATGDLASEVRSKLEANIPGGQLTVNSAQDGTVTVSGTVNNQEQLAKIEPLAKEIKGVKNVIIKATILPPKS; this is encoded by the coding sequence ATGAAAAAGCTAACTTCTTTCTTAATTGGTTCAATTTTACTTTTTAGTGCTGCTTGTAATAATACAGCCAAGACAAGTGTAAATGCGCCCGAACCGGGAGCAGTTCCAGCAACTCCCGCCGCGCAAACAACACAAGCTGCAAAAGAAGACGCTCAAAGTGAAGTCCGCAGAAGACAACTCAATGCAGATATCCGCGCCCGTGAAGAACGAAATTTGGCAACTGGTGATCGTACAAATAGAGCTACAGGGGATTTAGCAAGTGAAGTCCGATCTAAATTAGAGGCTAATATTCCCGGAGGACAATTAACAGTTAATTCCGCTCAAGATGGCACTGTTACCGTATCAGGAACTGTGAATAATCAAGAACAGTTAGCTAAAATTGAACCTTTAGCAAAAGAAATTAAGGGTGTAAAAAATGTAATTATCAAAGCAACTATTTTACCACCAAAAAGCTAA
- a CDS encoding SufE family protein — protein sequence MSLSLDSLPPALAKIVQRFQRAADPKRRYEQLIWYAEKLPEFPEAYKIPENKVPGCVSQVYVTASLHDGKVVFQGDSDSQLTKGLVALLIEGLNGLAPTEIVQLTPDFIQATGLNVSLTPSRANGFYNIFKTMQKKAFECKLEG from the coding sequence ATGTCCTTAAGTCTTGACTCCTTACCACCTGCTTTAGCTAAGATTGTTCAACGCTTCCAACGTGCTGCTGACCCAAAGCGGCGTTATGAGCAGTTAATTTGGTATGCAGAAAAACTGCCAGAATTTCCCGAAGCTTATAAAATTCCCGAAAACAAAGTTCCTGGTTGCGTTTCTCAGGTATACGTAACAGCATCACTGCATGACGGGAAAGTGGTTTTTCAAGGAGATTCGGATTCTCAGCTAACTAAGGGATTAGTCGCGTTATTGATAGAAGGATTAAATGGACTAGCACCAACAGAAATCGTGCAACTGACTCCTGATTTTATTCAAGCTACAGGTTTAAATGTTAGTTTAACTCCTTCCCGCGCCAATGGTTTTTACAACATCTTCAAAACCATGCAGAAAAAAGCTTTCGAATGTAAATTAGAAGGTTAG
- the xth gene encoding exodeoxyribonuclease III — translation MKIATWNVNSIRTRLEQVINWLSESPVDVLCLQETKVVDKDFPLISFENVGYHPYIYGQKAYNGVALISRQPLENVSMGFCAILPELEPQWDEQKRVITGVIDGVRIVNTYVPNGSAVGSEKYEYKLGWLTVLRKYLQVLLLSDPAISMCGDFNIALEDIDIHDKVKIEDHIMASERERQALRDILSLGFADAFRKFNNEGGNYSWWDYRTAAFRRNLGWRIDHHYVTPVLCARAQSCIIDVAPRKLEQPSDHTPVVVEF, via the coding sequence ATGAAAATCGCTACTTGGAATGTCAACTCAATTCGTACACGCTTAGAACAGGTTATCAATTGGTTAAGTGAAAGTCCTGTTGATGTCCTGTGTTTGCAGGAAACGAAGGTTGTAGATAAGGATTTTCCCCTAATTTCCTTTGAAAACGTAGGCTATCATCCTTATATTTACGGACAGAAAGCTTATAACGGCGTTGCGCTCATTAGCCGTCAACCGCTGGAAAATGTGAGTATGGGTTTCTGTGCAATTTTACCAGAGTTAGAGCCACAATGGGACGAGCAGAAGCGGGTCATCACTGGTGTTATTGATGGAGTGAGGATTGTAAATACTTACGTTCCCAATGGTTCGGCGGTGGGAAGTGAGAAATATGAATATAAACTTGGTTGGTTAACGGTGTTGCGGAAATATTTGCAGGTGCTGTTGTTATCAGACCCGGCTATTTCTATGTGTGGTGATTTTAATATTGCTTTGGAAGATATAGATATTCATGATAAAGTGAAGATAGAAGATCATATTATGGCATCTGAACGAGAACGCCAAGCTTTAAGAGATATTCTTTCACTGGGTTTTGCTGATGCTTTTCGTAAGTTCAATAATGAAGGGGGAAATTATAGCTGGTGGGATTATCGGACTGCGGCTTTTAGAAGGAATTTAGGATGGAGAATAGACCATCATTATGTAACACCTGTTTTGTGCGCTCGCGCTCAAAGTTGTATTATTGATGTTGCACCAAGGAAGTTAGAACAGCCTAGTGATCATACGCCGGTGGTTGTAGAGTTTTAG
- a CDS encoding CAAD domain-containing protein, producing the protein MANVMEIQQQPPDTVNSGSPEGALALQGIATGNLPKLPSAKSSDTQWQRISKQIIDLLDQLPNYISSFFDKNKQAILTLVLILSGFVTVKVVIAVLNAINGVPLLAPIFEIIGIVYAIWFTFRYLIKSETRQELSYKVSSFKKELIG; encoded by the coding sequence ATGGCAAACGTTATGGAAATTCAACAACAGCCACCAGACACAGTAAATTCAGGTTCACCTGAAGGTGCATTAGCCCTTCAGGGTATAGCAACGGGAAATTTACCCAAACTACCGTCAGCTAAATCCTCTGACACCCAATGGCAGCGAATTAGCAAACAAATTATTGATTTGTTAGACCAACTACCAAACTATATAAGTAGTTTTTTCGACAAAAACAAGCAAGCTATTTTAACTCTTGTTTTGATTTTGTCTGGGTTTGTGACGGTCAAGGTCGTGATTGCCGTTCTAAATGCTATTAATGGTGTGCCACTGTTAGCACCCATTTTTGAGATAATTGGCATAGTTTATGCTATCTGGTTTACTTTCCGTTATCTCATCAAATCGGAAACTCGGCAAGAATTATCCTACAAAGTTAGTTCTTTCAAAAAAGAACTTATAGGGTAA
- a CDS encoding folate/biopterin family MFS transporter, whose translation MLIHSSGLSKVKDSVIKKILLGNEPKPELMAILVVYFVQGILGLARLAISFFLKDELHLSPVEVSVLLGIVALPWMIKPLFGFISDGLPIFGYRRRPYLVLSGILGAAAWVSLSTLAYSTWVATIAIALSSLSVAFSDVIVDSLVVERARVESQAQVGSLQSLCWGTTALGGLITAYFSGLLLEYFSTRTVFLVTAIFPLIISLVAWFIHETPVNKDIQQQPDQTHPLTITTQIKQLGQAFTQKAIWIPTAFIFIWQSTPSGEAAFFYFFTNELHFAPEFLGRVHLVTNLASLIGIWIFQSYFKSVSFRIICGWSIVISAALRMTMLVLVTHTNRALGIDDHWFSLGDSLILAIMGQIAFMPIMVLAARICPLGIEATLFSLLMSIFNLGGAISKEIGAIIMHWLGITDTNFDTLWILVIITNVLALLPLLFLNFLSDTEETNIKTFPANSVNN comes from the coding sequence ATGCTGATTCACTCCTCTGGCTTGTCCAAGGTCAAAGACTCAGTAATCAAAAAAATTCTCTTGGGTAATGAACCTAAGCCAGAATTAATGGCGATTCTTGTAGTCTACTTTGTCCAAGGCATATTAGGGTTAGCGCGTCTAGCCATCAGTTTCTTCCTCAAAGATGAATTGCATCTGAGTCCAGTTGAGGTATCAGTATTATTGGGCATAGTTGCCCTACCGTGGATGATTAAGCCATTATTTGGCTTTATTTCCGATGGGTTGCCAATCTTTGGCTACCGTCGCCGCCCCTATCTAGTATTATCTGGAATACTGGGGGCTGCTGCTTGGGTGAGTTTGTCTACTTTAGCTTATAGTACCTGGGTTGCAACAATTGCGATCGCACTATCTTCCCTCTCCGTCGCTTTCAGTGATGTAATAGTTGACTCCCTAGTTGTAGAACGTGCCAGAGTAGAATCCCAAGCACAAGTAGGTTCTCTCCAATCCCTTTGTTGGGGTACTACCGCCCTTGGTGGTTTAATTACAGCCTATTTTAGCGGTTTACTTTTAGAATATTTCAGCACTCGCACAGTATTTTTGGTGACTGCAATATTTCCGTTAATTATCTCACTAGTAGCTTGGTTCATTCATGAAACACCAGTTAACAAAGATATCCAACAACAGCCTGATCAAACTCATCCCCTCACCATCACAACTCAAATAAAACAATTAGGTCAAGCCTTTACCCAAAAAGCAATTTGGATACCCACAGCATTTATATTTATCTGGCAATCTACCCCTAGTGGAGAAGCAGCTTTTTTCTACTTCTTCACCAACGAACTGCACTTTGCACCAGAATTCTTAGGCAGAGTACATTTAGTCACAAACTTAGCCTCATTAATTGGTATTTGGATTTTTCAAAGCTATTTTAAAAGTGTTTCTTTTCGCATCATTTGTGGTTGGAGTATCGTGATTTCCGCAGCATTGAGAATGACAATGTTAGTGTTAGTTACACATACAAATAGAGCATTAGGAATAGATGACCACTGGTTTAGTTTAGGAGATAGCTTAATTCTTGCCATCATGGGACAAATTGCATTTATGCCCATCATGGTCTTAGCAGCAAGAATTTGTCCCTTGGGAATAGAAGCAACATTATTTTCACTCTTAATGTCAATATTCAATTTAGGAGGAGCTATTTCCAAAGAAATTGGAGCGATAATTATGCACTGGTTAGGAATTACAGATACTAACTTTGATACCCTATGGATATTGGTGATAATAACTAATGTACTTGCCCTTTTACCGTTACTATTTCTCAACTTTTTGTCAGATACAGAAGAAACCAACATCAAAACGTTTCCAGCTAATTCAGTTAATAATTAA
- the psaK gene encoding photosystem I reaction center subunit PsaK, giving the protein MLTSTLLATVPTPLEWSPTVGIIMIIANILAIAFGKFTIKYPRSAPAVPAANFFGGFGLPAVLATTAFGHILGAGIILGLHNIGRI; this is encoded by the coding sequence GTGTTGACCTCAACTTTACTCGCTACTGTACCTACACCCCTAGAATGGAGTCCTACTGTTGGCATTATCATGATTATCGCCAACATTCTAGCTATCGCTTTCGGCAAATTTACAATTAAGTATCCCAGATCAGCACCAGCAGTACCCGCAGCTAATTTCTTTGGTGGTTTTGGTTTACCTGCTGTACTAGCAACTACAGCCTTCGGTCATATCTTAGGCGCTGGTATCATATTAGGACTGCACAACATAGGTAGAATCTAA
- a CDS encoding Imm30 family immunity protein gives MKKYQKRIISNYSRKCQRSEVIFSLIHFLKSFDIKQQITACIKIVPHLMITRN, from the coding sequence ATCAAGAAATACCAGAAGCGCATAATTTCTAATTATAGTAGAAAATGTCAACGGTCAGAAGTGATATTTAGCTTAATTCATTTTCTCAAATCTTTTGATATCAAACAACAAATTACAGCATGTATTAAAATCGTACCCCACTTAATGATAACAAGGAATTGA
- a CDS encoding ATP-binding protein, translating into MKWYNRQVEGIGLGLSLAREIARAHRGDLTLNSISIPENLKSLL; encoded by the coding sequence GTGAAATGGTATAACCGCCAAGTTGAAGGCATTGGACTCGGACTGAGTTTAGCTCGTGAAATTGCTCGCGCCCATCGTGGCGACCTCACCCTCAATTCCATATCAATTCCAGAAAATTTAAAAAGTCTGCTATAG
- the hemC gene encoding hydroxymethylbilane synthase, which translates to MTSVFSPPRPIRIGSRKSQLALVQTYWVQEQLQKSFPNITFEVHTMSTQGDKILDVALAKIGDKGLFTKELELRMINKEIDFAVHSLKDLPTNLPEGLTLAAITERENPADAVVLHKKHKDQQIETLPAGAVIGTSSLRRLAQLRYKFPHFTFKDVRGNLITRIGKLDAGEYDALILAVAGLERLDMSHRIDQILPPDISLHAVGQGALGIECRSDDTEVISLLKAIEHSQTRDRCLAERSFLRVLEGGCQVPIGVDTQINSKELTLKGLVASVDGQKLVKDTVTGTAADAEKLGAQLARILRQKGATEILEQIFTEIQRGS; encoded by the coding sequence ATGACTTCAGTTTTTAGTCCTCCGCGCCCTATTCGTATTGGTTCACGTAAAAGCCAACTTGCTCTAGTTCAAACATACTGGGTACAAGAGCAACTCCAGAAAAGCTTCCCTAATATCACTTTTGAAGTCCATACCATGTCTACCCAAGGCGACAAAATCCTGGATGTAGCATTGGCCAAAATTGGCGATAAAGGACTATTTACCAAAGAACTTGAACTGCGAATGATCAATAAGGAGATTGATTTTGCAGTTCATTCGCTTAAGGATCTGCCTACTAACTTACCAGAAGGTTTGACACTCGCAGCAATTACAGAACGAGAAAACCCCGCAGATGCGGTGGTCCTGCATAAAAAGCATAAAGATCAGCAAATTGAGACTTTACCAGCAGGTGCGGTGATTGGTACTTCTTCTTTGCGAAGACTGGCACAGTTACGCTATAAGTTCCCTCATTTTACTTTTAAAGATGTACGGGGGAACTTAATCACACGCATAGGAAAATTAGATGCAGGTGAGTATGATGCTTTAATTTTAGCGGTAGCTGGGTTAGAAAGATTGGATATGAGCCATCGCATCGATCAAATTCTCCCACCAGACATTTCTCTCCATGCAGTTGGACAAGGCGCTTTAGGCATAGAATGTCGTTCTGATGACACTGAGGTAATTTCCTTACTCAAAGCCATTGAACACTCACAAACACGCGATCGCTGTTTAGCAGAAAGATCATTTTTACGAGTTTTAGAAGGTGGTTGTCAAGTTCCGATAGGTGTAGATACGCAGATTAATAGTAAGGAATTAACATTAAAAGGTCTTGTCGCCAGTGTTGATGGTCAAAAACTGGTTAAAGATACCGTCACTGGTACTGCGGCTGATGCCGAAAAATTAGGAGCACAACTAGCCAGGATTTTACGGCAAAAAGGCGCGACAGAAATTTTAGAACAGATCTTTACTGAGATTCAACGCGGATCATAA
- a CDS encoding murein hydrolase activator EnvC family protein, whose amino-acid sequence MNTAFWGKIRFGWWFPILCCILGSVLVLLPAYAVSSPTINNLKQQQQQIQQQHQNVVQEQNRLTNLQKEAQKNLGGLNQNLQTTNSQIKDSEARLKSATKRLEQLEADLVLAERSYQERQAATVARLRYLQRSSASQGLAVLLQSHNLSDFNSHRHQLKLVYQADQQILAKLATQGNFLIRQKTEVETQKNLMALIREQLLVQKADYQNQAQSQAELISRLNSDRLALEAAQNQLEKDSQNFTVLIQQKIAEQQAKEAKEAAQTKANSKIWVLGTGIFAFPSDAPTSSPFGWRIHPILGYRRFHAGLDFAASYGSTIRAADSGTVIFAGWYGGYGKAVIISHGKGITTLYGHTSELYVTEGQSVQKGLAIAAVGFTGLSTGPHLHFEVRRNGTPVDPANYLGLL is encoded by the coding sequence ATGAACACGGCATTTTGGGGAAAAATCAGATTTGGGTGGTGGTTTCCGATATTGTGCTGCATTTTGGGTAGTGTTTTGGTATTGCTACCAGCATACGCAGTGTCTTCACCAACCATAAACAATCTCAAACAACAGCAACAGCAAATTCAGCAACAGCATCAGAATGTGGTTCAAGAACAGAATCGCTTAACGAATCTGCAAAAAGAAGCACAAAAAAATCTTGGTGGTTTAAATCAAAATCTCCAAACTACTAATAGCCAAATTAAAGATAGTGAAGCCAGGTTAAAATCCGCTACAAAACGACTCGAGCAACTCGAAGCTGATTTGGTTCTAGCAGAACGTAGTTATCAAGAAAGACAAGCTGCAACCGTGGCGAGATTGCGGTATCTTCAGCGTTCATCGGCTTCTCAAGGATTAGCTGTTTTGTTGCAAAGTCATAATTTGAGTGATTTTAATAGTCATCGTCATCAGTTGAAGTTAGTTTATCAGGCAGACCAACAAATTTTAGCTAAATTAGCAACCCAAGGAAATTTCTTAATTCGGCAAAAAACGGAAGTAGAAACGCAAAAAAATTTGATGGCTTTAATTAGAGAACAATTATTAGTTCAAAAAGCTGATTATCAAAATCAAGCGCAGTCACAAGCAGAATTAATTTCTCGTTTAAATAGCGATCGCTTGGCCTTGGAAGCAGCACAAAACCAACTAGAGAAAGATTCCCAAAATTTCACTGTTTTGATTCAACAAAAAATCGCTGAACAACAAGCGAAAGAAGCCAAGGAAGCAGCACAGACTAAAGCTAATAGCAAAATTTGGGTTCTTGGTACAGGTATTTTTGCCTTTCCTAGTGATGCACCTACCAGTAGTCCTTTTGGTTGGCGGATACACCCTATTCTTGGTTATCGCCGCTTTCACGCCGGTTTGGATTTTGCCGCTAGTTATGGTAGTACGATTAGAGCCGCAGATTCAGGTACAGTGATTTTTGCTGGCTGGTATGGTGGTTATGGCAAAGCTGTGATTATTAGTCATGGTAAAGGAATTACCACCCTATATGGGCATACCAGTGAGTTGTATGTGACAGAAGGGCAATCAGTTCAAAAAGGACTAGCGATCGCAGCTGTAGGTTTCACAGGTTTATCCACAGGTCCCCACCTCCATTTTGAAGTTAGGCGCAATGGTACACCTGTTGACCCAGCTAATTATTTAGGTTTGCTGTAG